A genomic segment from Neobacillus sp. YX16 encodes:
- a CDS encoding sugar ABC transporter permease: MFTKKNKQKKFTLVRKRVPFLFILPWIIGFIVFTLGPLVFSLIMSLFDWPIAGEAKFIGIDNFKKMFTADPQFYDSLAITLKFALIFVPLNLFVALVLALLITQPIKGIKVFRTIFYLPAVVSGVAVSIVWGWMFNSEYGVLNYILSLLGIEGPDWLIDPKWAIVTIVIASAWGVGTMMLIFYTDIKGIPHEMYEAASIDGAGPIRQFVSITIPTITPTILFNIITSVIAALQQLTLVLLLTGGGPLKSTYFYGLFVYNNAFKHHELGYASANAWFMFIIILILTMIIFKSSSAWVFYEAEVKKERKGRKRK; encoded by the coding sequence ATGTTTACTAAAAAGAACAAACAAAAGAAATTTACATTAGTCCGTAAAAGAGTACCCTTTTTATTTATTTTACCTTGGATCATCGGCTTTATTGTGTTTACATTAGGACCTTTAGTTTTTTCATTAATCATGAGTCTATTTGATTGGCCAATTGCTGGCGAAGCGAAGTTTATTGGTATTGATAACTTTAAGAAGATGTTTACGGCTGATCCACAGTTTTATGATTCGCTCGCTATCACCTTGAAGTTCGCATTAATATTTGTTCCATTAAACCTCTTTGTTGCTTTGGTGCTGGCGCTGCTTATTACGCAGCCAATCAAAGGGATTAAAGTCTTCAGGACAATCTTCTATCTTCCGGCTGTTGTATCCGGTGTGGCAGTGTCCATTGTATGGGGTTGGATGTTTAACTCTGAGTATGGAGTTTTAAATTATATATTATCATTACTTGGTATAGAAGGACCGGACTGGCTGATTGATCCTAAGTGGGCAATTGTAACCATTGTGATTGCAAGTGCTTGGGGAGTCGGGACCATGATGTTAATTTTCTATACAGATATTAAAGGGATTCCACATGAAATGTATGAAGCAGCCTCCATTGATGGTGCAGGTCCGATCAGACAGTTCGTTAGCATAACAATTCCTACAATTACACCTACAATCCTATTTAATATCATCACCTCTGTAATTGCAGCATTGCAGCAATTAACGTTAGTGTTGCTATTAACAGGGGGCGGGCCATTAAAATCGACCTATTTCTACGGACTATTTGTTTACAACAATGCCTTTAAGCATCATGAACTTGGTTATGCCAGTGCAAATGCTTGGTTTATGTTTATCATCATCCTGATATTGACGATGATCATCTTTAAGTCATCCTCTGCATGGGTATTCTATGAGGCTGAAGTGAAAAAGGAAAGAAAAGGAAGGAAAAGAAAATGA
- a CDS encoding carbohydrate ABC transporter permease, translating into MKITRKHKIIVYSILVLFSLYFLFPFIWALITALKSETEVFSFPPKFVPDVPLVSNFMDAWNSQPFGTYFKNSMIVTVLTTIGQIISCSLVAYGFARYDFKYKNILFMLLLSTMMIPWDVTMIPLYMEFNMFGWINTLKPLIVPAFFGSAYNIFLLRQFLMNIPKDLENAARIDGANEFQIFYKIFLPIMKAPLTLIAVLNIILVWNDYLGPLIYLNDQSKYTMALGLASFQGVHELQIIPIMAMTLVMIIPPVIVFAFAQKYIVEGISGSIK; encoded by the coding sequence ATGAAGATAACCCGAAAACATAAAATCATTGTTTATAGCATTCTTGTCCTCTTTTCTCTTTATTTCCTATTTCCGTTTATCTGGGCACTTATTACAGCACTCAAGTCAGAAACAGAAGTATTTAGCTTTCCGCCCAAATTCGTTCCTGATGTACCACTTGTAAGTAATTTTATGGATGCTTGGAATAGCCAGCCATTTGGAACCTATTTTAAAAACTCAATGATAGTTACCGTGTTGACGACCATCGGTCAGATAATATCCTGTTCCTTAGTTGCGTATGGTTTTGCACGGTATGACTTCAAATACAAGAATATTCTCTTTATGCTTCTGCTATCCACCATGATGATTCCATGGGATGTGACAATGATTCCACTTTATATGGAATTTAACATGTTTGGCTGGATCAATACGTTAAAACCACTGATCGTCCCTGCCTTCTTCGGATCAGCTTATAATATCTTTTTGCTAAGGCAGTTTTTAATGAACATTCCTAAAGATTTAGAAAATGCAGCGAGAATTGATGGAGCAAATGAGTTCCAAATCTTTTATAAAATTTTCTTACCTATCATGAAGGCTCCTCTAACATTGATTGCTGTATTAAATATTATTTTGGTTTGGAATGACTACTTAGGACCACTTATTTATTTGAATGATCAATCTAAATATACGATGGCACTTGGTTTGGCATCATTCCAAGGTGTGCATGAGCTTCAAATTATTCCAATAATGGCAATGACGCTTGTTATGATCATTCCGCCAGTAATCGTTTTTGCCTTTGCGCAGAAATATATTGTGGAAGGAATAAGCGGCTCAATCAAGTAA